From one Cynocephalus volans isolate mCynVol1 chromosome X, mCynVol1.pri, whole genome shotgun sequence genomic stretch:
- the PIN4 gene encoding peptidyl-prolyl cis-trans isomerase NIMA-interacting 4, with the protein MPPKGKSGSGKGGKGGAACGSDSAGKKAEGPKGGGSAVKVRHILCEKHGKIMEAMEKLKSGMRFNEVAAQYSEDKARQGGDLGWMTRGSMVGPFQEAAFALPISGMDKPVFTDPPVKTKFGYHIIMVEGRK; encoded by the exons ATGCCGCCCAAAGGAAAAAGTGGTTCTGGAAAAGGGGGGAAAG GGGGAGCAGCCTGTGGGAGTGACAGTGCTGGCAAGAAGGCTGAGGGTCCCAAAGGTGGAGGCAGTGCAGTAAAG GTCAGACACATTCTATGTGAAAAACACGGCAAAATCATGGAAGCCATGGAAAAGTTAAAGTCTGGAATGAGATTCAATGAAGTGGCCGCACAATATAGTGAAGATAAAGCCAGGCAAGGG GGCGACTTGGGTTGGATGACCAGAGGGTCCATGGTGGGACCATTTCAAGAAGCAGCATTTGCCTTGCCTATAAGTGGGATGGATAAACCTGTGTTTACAGACCCACCGGTTAAGACAAAATTTGGATATCATATTATTATGGttgaagggagaaaataa
- the ERCC6L gene encoding DNA excision repair protein ERCC-6-like → MSRIQKIQEALEELAEHGDDEFTDVCNSGLLLYRELHNQLFEHQKEGVAFLYGLYSNGRKGGILADDMGLGKTVQIIAFLSGMFDASLVNHVLLIMPTNLISTWVKEFVKWTPGMRVKTFHGPSKDERTRNLNRIQQRNGIIITTYQMLINNWQQLSSFNGQEFVWDYVILDEAHKIKSSSTKSAICARVIPANNRLLLTGTPVQNNLQELWSLFDFACQGSLLGTLKTFKMEYENPITRAREKDATPGEKALGFKISENLMEIIKPYFLRRTKEEVQKKKSSNQEVRLSEKNPDVDASCEMPSLSRKNDLIIWVRLVPLQEEIYRKFVSLDHIKELLMETRSPLAELGVLKKLCDHPRLLSARACHLLNLGTVKSCAQDGSEGEDFSDVDHIDQIPDDALMEESGKMIFLMDLLKRLRDEGHQTLVFSQSRQILNIIERLLKNRYFKTLRIDGTITHLLEREKRINLFQQSKDYSVFLLTTQVGGVGLTLTAATRVVIFDPSWNPATDAQAVDRVYRIGQKENVVVYRLITCGTVEEKIYRRQVFKDSLIRQTTGDKKNPFRYFSKQELRELFTVEDLQNSATQLQLQSLHAAQRRSDKKLDEHIAYLHSLGIAGISDHDLMYTHDLSVKEELDVIEESQYIQERVQKAQFLVELESQNTELLMERQRTGNEGARLRESVFPSQTKKKCPESNKPQPQPTLLTTTHQTQEEEISSQMASVVIIDNLPEESEKQDLSSRNVNVTILQDGRHPHESTYDADSVATLPKGVGSVEEIWTDFLLGMAKSFATENEALQKKALQEGPEQEALQENPLGSFNYLLSKSIKADPGPNLDQLKDDERLYHCSPQPINPITNENQNPESDAPVIEKADDLSASLTALQDAQENEAKLEEKPLASSLQYACDFNIFLEDSADNGQNLSSQCLKHVEKENSFCGSAANSRAEFVHSKSCLSLDFSEEDDESEVVLVNTKIRIKARRIISDDEDDSFKGISSTRSVSSSPFRFSSVKQFDASTPKSDISPPGRFFSPKIPDSINKSVNSRRSLASRRSLINVVFDHVEDMEERLDNSSEAKGAEDYLEEAAEEVSGETSECTEAEEDYSREMLSSENKSSWLTMSKPSALALETSPGDPEPLSTEELVDSPQDKAVEAMDDYETLVRRGKELKECGKIQEALNCLVKALDIKSADPEVMLMTLSLYKQLSNT, encoded by the coding sequence ATGAGCAGAATCCAAAAAATACAGGAAGCCTTAGAGGAGTTGGCAGAACACGGAGATGACGAATTTACAGATGTGTGCAACTCTGGCCTGCTGCTTTATCGAGAATTGCACAACCAACTCTTTGAGCACCAGAAGGAAGGCGTAGCTTTCCTCTATGGCCTATATAGTAATGGAAGAAAAGGTGGTATCTTGGCAGATGATATGGGATTAGGGAAGACTGTTCAAATCATTGCTTTCCTTTCCGGTATGTTTGATGCTTCACTTGTGAATCATGTGCTGCTGATCATGCCAACCAATCTGATTAGCACGTGGGTAAAAGAATTTGTCAAGTGGACTCCAGGAATGAGAGTCAAAACCTTTCATGGTCCTAGCAAGGATGAACGTACCAGAAACCTCAATCGGATTCAGCAAAGGAATGGCATCATTATCACTACATACCAAATGTTAATCAATAATTGGCAGCAACTTTCAAGCTTTAATGGCCAAGAGTTTGTGTGGGACTATGTCATCCTCGATGaagcacataaaataaaatcctcatcTACTAAGTCAGCAATATGTGCTCGTGTTATACCTGCAAATAATCGTCTCCTCCTCACAGGAACCCCAGTCCAGAATAATTTACAAGAACTGTGGTCCTTATTTGATTTTGCTTGTCAAGGGTCCTTGCTAGgaacattaaaaacttttaaaatggagTATGAAAATCCTATTACTAGAGCAAGAGAGAAGGATGCTACCCCAGGGGAAAAAGCGTTGGgatttaaaatatctgaaaatttaaTGGAAATCATAAAACCCTATTTTCTCAGGAGGACTAAAGAAGAAGTACAGAAGAAAAAGTCAAGCAACCAAGAGGTCAGACTTAGTGAAAAGAATCCAGATGTTGATGCCAGTTGTGAAATGCCTTCCCTTTCCAGGaaaaatgatttaattatttGGGTACGTCTTGTTCctttacaagaagaaatatacagGAAATTCGTGTCTTTAGATCATATCAAGGAGTTGTTAATGGAGACACGCTCACCTCTAGCTGAGCTAGGTGTCTTAAAGAAGCTGTGTGATCATCCTAGGCTGCTGTCTGCACGGGCTTGTCATTTGCTGAATCTAGGGACTGTCAAATCCTGTGCTCAAGATGGAAGTGAGGGGGAAGATTTCTCAGATGTGGACCATATTGATCAAATACCTGATGATGCATTGATGGAAGAATCTGGAAAAATGATATTCCTAATGGATCTGCTTAAGAGACTGCGAGATGAAGGGCATCAAACTCTGGTGTTTTCTCAGTCAAGACAGATTCTGAACATCATCGAACGACTCTTAAAGAATAGGTACTTTAAGACATTGCGAATAGATGGAACAATTACTCATCTTTTGGAACgagaaaaaagaattaacttATTCCAGCAAAGTAAAGATTACTCTGTTTTTCTGCTTACCACTCAAGTAGGTGGTGTTGGCTTAACATTAACTGCAGCAACTAGAGTGGTCATTTTTGATCCTAGCTGGAATCCTGCAACTGATGCTCAAGCTGTGGATAGAGTTTACCGAAttggacaaaaagaaaatgttgtagtTTATAGGCTAATCACTTGTGGGACTgtagaggaaaaaatatacagaagacAGGTTTTCAAGGACTCATTAATAAGACAAACTACTGGTGATAAGAAGAACCCTTTCCGATATTTTAGTAAACAAGAATTAAGAGAGCTCTTTACAGTCGAGGATCTTCAGAACTCTGCAACCCAGCTGCAGCTTCAGTCTCTGCATGCTGCTCAGAGGAGATCTGATAAGAAACTAGATGAACATATTGCCTACCTGCACTCTTTGGGGATAGCTGGAATCTCAGACCATGATTTGATGTACACACATGATTTATCTGTTAAAGAAGAGCTTGATGTGATAGAAGAATCTCAGTATATTCAGGAAAGGGTTCAGAAAGCTCAATTCCTTGTTGAACTAGAGTCTCAAAATACAGAGCTCCTTATGGAAAGACAAAGAACTGGAAATGAGGGGGCCCGGCTAAGAGAATCTGTATTTCCTTCTCAGACAAAGAAGAAATGCCCTGAATCGAATAAACCACAGCCTCAGCCTACACTGCTTACAACTACTCATCAGACCCAGGAAGAAGAAATCAGTTCCCAAATGGCAAGTGTCGTAATCATTGATAATCTGCCTGAAGAGAGTGAGAAACAAGATCTCTCCAGTAGAAACGTGAACGTTACCATCCTGCAAGATGGTAGGCACCCACATGAAAGTACATATGATGCTGACTCTGTAGCCACTTTACCCAAGGGGGTTGGAAGTGTAGAAGAAATTTGGACTGACTTTTTATTGGGAATGGCAAAAAGCTTTGCAACTGAAAATGAGGCTCTACAAAAAAAGGCATTACAAGAGGGGCCTGAACAAGAGGCACTGCAAGAGAATCCTCTGGgaagttttaattatttacttaGCAAATCAATCAAAGCTGATCCTGGGCCGAATCTAGATCAACTAAAGGATGATGAGCGTTTATATCACTGCAGTCCCCAGCCCATTAATCCcataacaaatgaaaatcaaaatccaGAATCAGATGCACCCGTTATTGAAAAAGCTGATGATTTGTCAGCATCCCTTACTGCACTGCAGGATGCTCAAGAAAATGAAGCCAAATTGGAAGAAAAACCTTTAGCATCTTCCCTGCAGTATGCATgtgatttcaatattttcttgGAAGACTCTGCAGACAATGGACAAAATCTTTCCAGTCAGTGTTTGAAGCATGTTGAGAAAGAAAATAGCTTTTGTGGCTCAGCAGCTAATTCCAGAGCAGAGTTTGTGCACAGCAAATCATGTCTCAGTTTGGATTTTTCTGAGGAAGACGATGAATCAGAAGTAGTACTAGTTAAtacaaaaatcagaattaaagCTAGAAGGATCATCTCAGACGATGAAGATGATTCTTTTAAAGGTATTTCAAGCACAAGGTCGGTCAGCTCATCTCCCTTTCggttctcatctgtgaaacaatTTGATGCTTCAACTCCCAAAAGTGACATCAGCCCACCTGGAAGGTTCTTTTCACCTAAAATACCTGATAGTATAAATAAGTCTGTAAACTCTAGAAGATCTCTGGCATCTAGGAGGTCTCTTATTAATGTGGTTTTTGACCATGTGGAGGATATGGAGGAAAGACTTGACAACAGCAGTGAAGCAAAGGGTGCTGAAGATTATCTGGAAGAAGCAGCAGAGGAAGTCAGTGGCGAAACCTCAGAGTGTACAGAAGCAGAAGAGGATTATTCCAGAGAAATGCTGTCTTCAGAAAACAAGTCCAGCTGGTTAACCATGTCTAAGCCTAGTGCTCTAGCTCTGGAGACCTCTCCTGGTGACCCTGAGCCTTTGTCCACTGAAGAGTTGGTTGATTCTCCCCAGGATAAGGCAGTGGAAGCTATGGATGATTATGAGACCCTTGTAAGGCGTGGAAAAGAACTGAAAGAGTGCGGAAAAATACAGGAGGCCCTAAACTGCTTAGTTAAAGCGCTTGATATAAAAAGCGCAGATCCTGAAGTCATGCTGATGACCTTAAGTTTGTATAAGCAACTTAGTAACACTTGA